AAGCCCGATGCAAAACGGAAAATCGAAAGGGAACAACCAACTGGACGTGGGTCTATCAGGCCTCGGCTCCGAACTCTACGTAACCAAGGGGACATTTTTGCTGCACAGTTGAGGGGACATATTGCCTAAGTATAAACACTTGAGCCCGGTCGGCGCCGGTGTTAAATTGGGGCGCACCCAATCCCGGAGCAATCATGCAGCTTTTGATTTCCCCTATCGGGCAGTTGGCTACCCTGGCCGGCGTCGTCGCCAAGGACGGGATCGGCATCGGTTGGGACGATTTGGGGATGATCGAAAACGGCGCCCTGCTGATCGAGAACGGCCGCATCCTCTACGCTGGTCCCGCCGCCGACGCCCCGGAACCGGCGAAGAAAGTCTGGCGGCTCGACGCCGGCGATCTGGTCGCGCAGCCCGGTTTCGTCGATCCGCACACGCACCCATGCTGGGTCGGATCGCGCCACATGGAATTCACCATGCGGGCCGAAGGCGCCACCTACCAGGAAATCAACCGCGCCGGCGGCGGCATCCGTTCCAGCATGCGCCAGTGCCGCCTGGCCTCCGAGGACGAACTGGCGATCGCCACTTTGCGCCGGCTGGGCCGGATGCAGGCTTACGGCGTGACGGCGCTCGAGGCCAAAAGCGGGTACGGCCTGGACACCGAAAGCGAACTGCGCCAACTCCGCGCGATCCGCCGCGCCGGGGCCGCGACCCATCAACTGGTGCGCGCCACGTTTCTCGGCGCGCATGCCATCCCGCCGGAATTCGAGGGCGACAGCGAGGGCTATACCGACCTGATCGTCAAGGAAATGCTGCCGCGCGTGGCCGCCGAAAAGCTGGCCGATTTCTGCGACGTTTTCGTCGAGGACGGGTATTTCAGCCCGGCCCAGGGCCGGCGTATTTTAAAAAAAGCGGCGAAGCTCGGCCTGGGATTGCGCCTCCATGCCGACGAGTTCGTTTCGCTCGGCGGCGCCGAACTGGCGGCCGACCTGGGCGCGGCCAGCGCCGACCACCTGATGGCGGTGTCCAGGGCGGGCATCGCCGCCCTCGCGAAGGCGGGCGTGACGGCGACGCTGCTGCCCGCGACGACGGTTTTTCTGGGCCAGACGAATTTCGCGCCGGCGCGGCAGTTGCTCGACGCCGGGGTGCGGGTCGCGCTTTCGACCGATCACAATCCGGGTTCCAGCCACACCGAAAACCTGCAGCTCGTGCTGACCCTGGCCTGCACCTACCTCAAGATGACCATTCCCGAGGCGCTGGCCGGCGTCACCTACAACGCCGCCCGTTCGCTGTTGATCCACGAGGAAACCGGCGCTTTGCTGCCCGGCCGCCGGGCGGACGTGACCCTGTTCAACGTGCCGGATTTGCGCGCCGTTCCCTACCACCTGGCGGTCAGCGATCTGTGCTACATCGTGGTGAACGGCAATCTCTACGAAGCGCCGCCGGCCCTGGCGCTGCCGGTCGCGGAAAAGTAAAAAGGCCACACCGCGCGGCGTGGCCTCGTGGATGAAATCGGTCCGCGGCTACTTTTTCCGCAACACTTTTTTCGGCGCCGGCGGATTCATCTCCAGCAAATCCGGGTGCACGAAGCGGCCGTCGCGCATGATCGGCTTGCCGTCGAAGAGGATCTCGCCCTCGGGCAGCAGTTTCACCAGATCCCAGTGAATGGCGCTCTGGTTGCCGTTGTTGCACTCGCCGTAGGCCATGCCCGGCGTGAAGTGGAACGAGCCGTAGATTTTTTCGTCGAAGAGGATCGACCGCATCGGGCGGGTGATCTCGGTGTTGGTGCCGATCGCGAATTCGCCTACGTAGCGCGCGCCC
The Myxococcales bacterium genome window above contains:
- a CDS encoding imidazolonepropionase; this encodes MQLLISPIGQLATLAGVVAKDGIGIGWDDLGMIENGALLIENGRILYAGPAADAPEPAKKVWRLDAGDLVAQPGFVDPHTHPCWVGSRHMEFTMRAEGATYQEINRAGGGIRSSMRQCRLASEDELAIATLRRLGRMQAYGVTALEAKSGYGLDTESELRQLRAIRRAGAATHQLVRATFLGAHAIPPEFEGDSEGYTDLIVKEMLPRVAAEKLADFCDVFVEDGYFSPAQGRRILKKAAKLGLGLRLHADEFVSLGGAELAADLGAASADHLMAVSRAGIAALAKAGVTATLLPATTVFLGQTNFAPARQLLDAGVRVALSTDHNPGSSHTENLQLVLTLACTYLKMTIPEALAGVTYNAARSLLIHEETGALLPGRRADVTLFNVPDLRAVPYHLAVSDLCYIVVNGNLYEAPPALALPVAEK